A window of Variovorax sp. HW608 genomic DNA:
CGCCGCTGAGCGGCGTCTGCAGCACTAGAACGGTGTCTGCATGGCGCAGGATGTCGATCTCGCTCTGGCCCACGCCCACGGTTTCGACCAGGATTGCATCCCAACCCATCGCATCGAGCACGATCAGCGCGTCGCCCGCGGCACGCGCCAGCCCGCCCAGACTTCCACGCGCAGCCATGCTGCGGATGAAGACGCCGGTATCGACATTGTGCTGCCCCATGCGCACTCGGTCGCCGAGAATCGCACCACCGGTAAACGGGCTGGAGGGATCGACAGCCAGCACCGCCACACGTCGCCTCCGTGCCCGCAAGTGCACGATCAATTGGTCGACCAGGCTGCTCTTGCCCGCACCCGGCGGTCCGGTGATGCCGAACACCGGCGTGCGACCGCCCTGCGCGTGCAGCGCCGCCAGCGAGGATTCGATCGCAGGGTCGCCGCGCTCGATGCGACTCAGCAGGCGTGAAGCTGCGCGAACGTCTCCGCCCGACACGGCCGCTGCGAGTGCCGGTGAGCCTGCGTCGAAATCGTGCTGGTTGGCACTCATCATGAGGGCGCGCCGGGCAGCGACTTGCTCGTCACGCGCTGCAGGAAATCGACGATGTCAGTTAGCGTCGAGCCCGGGCCGAAGATTCCTCGCACGCCCATTTCACGTAACGCCGGCTCGTCGTCCGCGTGGATCAATCCGCCCAGCATCACCGGCACATCGCCCACGCCGGCCGTGCGCATCTTCTGCATCAGGTCTCTCGTGTAGTGTAGGTAGGTCGCAGTGCTGTAGCTGAGTCCGATCAGATCGGCATCCTCGGCGATCAGCGCATTGATCACGCCTTCAGCCGTGTTGTGCTCGCCAAGGTAAATAACCTCGACCCCCCGGTCTCTTAGCAGCTGGGCCAGGGTGCGGATGCCCTTGCTGTGGACGTCGGTACCCAGCATGGCCAGGAGGCAGCGGATTGGATCTCGGGACATGGCTCAGGGACTCGGGTAGGTGAAGGGCGATTCGACGGCGCGGAACGGGTCGTAGGGAAGGCCATTGGCAACGCGCACGGTGCCCCAGACCTCGGCAACGGTGGCGTCGGCGACGAGTGCATCGACCATCGCCTGGTGCGAGTTCTCCCGCCGCTGCGCCACGCGATACAGGTCGCCTATCTTTTCGCCCAGAAGTTCCCGGTCGCGCGCCGCCTTGCGCTCGACAAAGCGCCGTAGATGGGCGTTCATGCGCGCCGGGTCGAACGAGAAGCGGCGGGGCATGGTCGCATTCTTCGGCTTGAACCTATTGACACCCACGACGATGCGCTCCTCGCGGTCGAGCTCCTGATGGTGGCGGTAGTTGTACTCGTCGAGCAGGCCCTCGATCATCCCGTCCTCGATCGCCTTGATCAGACCGATGCCCTCGATTCGTTCGAGGAGCGCCAACGCATCGACCTCCACACGGCGTGTCAGCGACTCGACGTACCAACTGCCGCCCAGTGGATCGGCGGTGCGCGCCGCGCCGATCTCGTGGGCCAAGATCTGCTGTGTGCGCGTGGCGAGTTCCCGCGCCTCCTCCGTCGGGATGCACAACGGCTCGTCGTAAGTGCAGGTCTCCACCGACTGCACGCCGCCGAGCAACGCGGCCAGCGTTTGCACGGCGGCGCGCGTGAGGTTGTTCAACGGCTGCTGGTACACCAGCGACCGCCCCGACGTGTGGCAGGCTACGCGCAGCCGCTGCGCGCGCGGGTCGGCCGAGCCGAATCGCTCCTTCATCGTCCGTGCCCACACGCGGCGCAGCGCGCGGAATTTGGCGACCTCCTCGAAAAGGTCGATGTCCGCCGTGGATACCCAGGCCATGCTCGGCGCCACCTGGTCGACGTGCACGCCTCGTGTGGCGAGGTCGTGCAGCGTCTGATTGACGATCGCCATGCCGATCGCGATCTCGCCGGCCGCAGTGGCGCCGCGCTCGCGGATGTCATAGGCCTGGGGGCAGCCTAGCGCCCATCGAGGGCTGTGACGCGCACTGTATTCGAGGCAGTCGACCGTCGTGCGGTGGCCCAGCGCGGCCGGCACGATCGCCTCGCTCCAGCCGGCCAGCCGCAGCTGCAAGTGATCTGGCATGTGCGATCCCTGCAGCTTCGAGATGTCGCGGCCCTGCCGCGTGGCCAGCGCGACGACGAGCGGGTAGATCATCATCGTCGAATGCCAGGCGACGTCGGTCTTCGTGATGTCCAGGCCCTCGAGCAAGATGCCCAGGTCATTCACCGTCGGCACCGAGCAACCCTCCTGTCCCGCGTCAGGCGACAACACCGGATGGTCGGGATCGATCGCTTCCTGGGTCAGCGTGTCCAGCACGACGTTGATCCCGGCGGTGCCCATCTCCAGTGCACGCTCGATACCTTCGCGCGTGTCTTCTGGGGCGCCGTAGCCGACGATGTTACGAAGCGTCCACATGCGACTGCGGTACATCTGCGGGTAGGCGCCGCGCGCGTACGGGTAGATTCCCGGATCGCCCAGCTCCTGCCCGTAGTTGAAATCCGGCAAGTCTTCAGGCCCATAGACGGCTTGTGTCTCGATGCCGCTCCAGGTGCGCGTGCGCGAAAGCCTGACCGAAACGTCTTCGAGGCGAGCTTCCACGTCGGCTTCGCGAGCGCCAGCGTCCTTCGGGTTGCGGTCGTTCATGCCGCCCCCCGTTCCGCCGCAAGCTGGTCGCGCAGCAAAAACTTCTGGATCTTGCCTGTGGCTGTGACGGGCAGCGCGTCGACGAACCGCCAAGTCTTGGGCACCTTGTGCCGCGCGATGCGTGCCTCGAGGAACGCCGCTAGCGCCTTGCCGTCGCAGCTGCGGGCCGGCTTGAGCACCACCGCAGCGGCCACCTGTTCGCCCCACTTCTCGTCGGGAACACCGAAGACGGCCGATTGCAGCACATCGGGGTGCGAGGCCAGAAGGTCCTCGATCTCGCGCGGATAGATGTTCTCACCGCCTCGAATGATCATGTCCTTCAGCCGTCCGGTAATCCGCAGGTAGCCGTCAGCTCGCATCACCCCGAGGTCACCCGTATGCACCCAGCCGTCCACATCGATCGCGTCTCGCGTCGTCTCCGGCATGCGGAAGTACTCCTGCATTGCGCAGCGCGTCTTTACGCAGATCTCGCCAACCTGGCCGAGCGGCGCGATGTCGCCGTCGGCCTGGAGAATCTTAACTTCGGATAGCGGCAGCGGCGCGCCCACGCTCTGCGTCAGGAGTTCGATGTCATCGCCGCGGCGCGTGAGGCACATCGCGCCGCCGGCCTCGGTCTGTCCGAACAGAACCATCGCCTCGCAGCCGAAACGCTCGTGCACCGCGTGCACCAGATTGGGAGCAACGACGGTGCCGCCCGTCACGACCACCTCCAGCGCTGTGAGGTCGGTCCGCGCGAACTGCTCGCTCTGCATGGCGGCGAGCAGCATCGTCGGCACGGCCATCGTCACGCCGACCCGATAGCGCTGCAGCGCATCGAGCATGGCGTTGGCGGTGAACTCGGGCAGCAGAACCTGCGTCCCGAGATTCGCGAAGCAGCCGAGGGTCATCGTCACGCTGCCGCCCACGTGGAACATCGGCAGCATGTTGAGCCACGTGGCCCCCTCGAGCATGCCCAGTCGTCCCGTTGTGAATCGCGCGTTGTTCACCACGCCCGCATGTCGAAGTACTGCGCCCTTGGGCTTGCCGGTGGTGCCAGACGTGAAGACGATCAACGCCGCGGCGTCGGGCGCTACTTCAGGAAGCGCGAGCGATGGGCCCCCGGAGCTCTCGATGAAGGCGTCCCACTCGTCCAGCCAGAAAATCGACTCGAGCCGCGGCAAGGAGGGGCGCAGTCCGTCGATCACTGCAACATTGTCCAGCTTGCGGTATACGCGGTCGAGGAACAGCCCGCGCGCTTCGCTCTGTTCGAGCAGGTAGTGCAGCTCGCTGCCGCGGCATGCCGGGTTGAGCGTGACCAGCACGATGCCGGCGAGTGCTGCGCCAAGATGCAGCATCAGGATCTCGCGGCTTGCTCCGCCCCACGTGCCGACGCGATCGCCGGGCGAAAATCGAGTTAGCAGTGCAGCTGCGGCTCGCTCGGCATCGGCCTGCAACTCGCGGTAGCTCCAGCGGCATTCAACACGGTCGTCAGCCAAAGCTGGCACGACCAGCGCAGTGTGATCGGGCCGCTGCTGGACGGTATCACGCAGCAGATCACCGATGGACCATGGGAGGAAGGTGGCGTCAGCTTCGGCCACCACGTAAGAGGTCCTTAGGGCAGGGGCGGATACAGTGTTCATGCGGATGCTG
This region includes:
- the meaB gene encoding methylmalonyl Co-A mutase-associated GTPase MeaB → MMSANQHDFDAGSPALAAAVSGGDVRAASRLLSRIERGDPAIESSLAALHAQGGRTPVFGITGPPGAGKSSLVDQLIVHLRARRRRVAVLAVDPSSPFTGGAILGDRVRMGQHNVDTGVFIRSMAARGSLGGLARAAGDALIVLDAMGWDAILVETVGVGQSEIDILRHADTVLVLQTPLSGDTMQAVKAGLLEVGDIFVVNKADAPGADRATAVLREAIDFRAMDLPPQAWRPRLLQTKAVEGEGVAAVLQAMDLHRAHLVDHPEQAMQRRRTQVRAQLVERVAEILRGGALVDEAPGLQCLLDEVVARRCDPMTAVRRLLAMAWEHQA
- a CDS encoding cobalamin B12-binding domain-containing protein, which produces MSRDPIRCLLAMLGTDVHSKGIRTLAQLLRDRGVEVIYLGEHNTAEGVINALIAEDADLIGLSYSTATYLHYTRDLMQKMRTAGVGDVPVMLGGLIHADDEPALREMGVRGIFGPGSTLTDIVDFLQRVTSKSLPGAPS
- a CDS encoding methylmalonyl-CoA mutase family protein; this encodes MNDRNPKDAGAREADVEARLEDVSVRLSRTRTWSGIETQAVYGPEDLPDFNYGQELGDPGIYPYARGAYPQMYRSRMWTLRNIVGYGAPEDTREGIERALEMGTAGINVVLDTLTQEAIDPDHPVLSPDAGQEGCSVPTVNDLGILLEGLDITKTDVAWHSTMMIYPLVVALATRQGRDISKLQGSHMPDHLQLRLAGWSEAIVPAALGHRTTVDCLEYSARHSPRWALGCPQAYDIRERGATAAGEIAIGMAIVNQTLHDLATRGVHVDQVAPSMAWVSTADIDLFEEVAKFRALRRVWARTMKERFGSADPRAQRLRVACHTSGRSLVYQQPLNNLTRAAVQTLAALLGGVQSVETCTYDEPLCIPTEEARELATRTQQILAHEIGAARTADPLGGSWYVESLTRRVEVDALALLERIEGIGLIKAIEDGMIEGLLDEYNYRHHQELDREERIVVGVNRFKPKNATMPRRFSFDPARMNAHLRRFVERKAARDRELLGEKIGDLYRVAQRRENSHQAMVDALVADATVAEVWGTVRVANGLPYDPFRAVESPFTYPSP
- a CDS encoding class I adenylate-forming enzyme family protein; protein product: MNTVSAPALRTSYVVAEADATFLPWSIGDLLRDTVQQRPDHTALVVPALADDRVECRWSYRELQADAERAAAALLTRFSPGDRVGTWGGASREILMLHLGAALAGIVLVTLNPACRGSELHYLLEQSEARGLFLDRVYRKLDNVAVIDGLRPSLPRLESIFWLDEWDAFIESSGGPSLALPEVAPDAAALIVFTSGTTGKPKGAVLRHAGVVNNARFTTGRLGMLEGATWLNMLPMFHVGGSVTMTLGCFANLGTQVLLPEFTANAMLDALQRYRVGVTMAVPTMLLAAMQSEQFARTDLTALEVVVTGGTVVAPNLVHAVHERFGCEAMVLFGQTEAGGAMCLTRRGDDIELLTQSVGAPLPLSEVKILQADGDIAPLGQVGEICVKTRCAMQEYFRMPETTRDAIDVDGWVHTGDLGVMRADGYLRITGRLKDMIIRGGENIYPREIEDLLASHPDVLQSAVFGVPDEKWGEQVAAAVVLKPARSCDGKALAAFLEARIARHKVPKTWRFVDALPVTATGKIQKFLLRDQLAAERGAA